Proteins encoded together in one Rubripirellula reticaptiva window:
- a CDS encoding efflux RND transporter periplasmic adaptor subunit, with protein MKNLAKSYPRLSVGMAVVLSGFVGCSPSKTVEKKEVSPSVVQVKAVSVTATPIRKSTLQPATIDAYYRAEIRVKAYGFVREINSDLGDFVQTGDVLAVIDVPELAKERSVIEAKIQRLMAEERRSEAGIQLATARVRSAEARLAETKSQMSGAEASLAASEAEFSRTNDLVRRGSLQQRMLDEVRLIRDSEAAQKEAMNASVDSAQAEVAVAQAQVSSAKSDLDAAVAETEITRRELELLEVRFNYATVRSPISGVVTHRGVEMGDLVREQSEVGSGEALFVISQVDKVRVHIPVPESDAPFVQAGDEVKLSFPSFASEKSISASVTRRAGSLDPSTRTMMVEVELPNDEGKLLPGMFGQALISIGKEQAANTLPAQAIRFREDGTAYVYVISSDDAVTVAQVTTGVDDGNQIEVLSGVKSGQRVIGAHLQRFVDGQKVKPL; from the coding sequence ATGAAAAATTTGGCAAAAAGTTACCCTCGACTAAGCGTTGGAATGGCGGTCGTCCTTTCAGGATTCGTGGGATGTTCGCCATCAAAGACGGTTGAAAAGAAGGAAGTGTCGCCGTCGGTTGTCCAGGTAAAGGCGGTCAGCGTTACGGCCACACCGATTCGCAAAAGCACGCTTCAACCAGCCACGATTGACGCCTACTACCGGGCCGAGATTCGTGTCAAAGCCTATGGCTTCGTGCGAGAGATCAACTCGGACTTGGGCGACTTTGTTCAAACCGGCGACGTATTGGCCGTAATCGATGTTCCCGAGTTGGCGAAAGAGCGATCGGTGATCGAAGCTAAGATCCAGCGTCTGATGGCCGAGGAGCGGCGGTCCGAAGCGGGTATTCAGCTTGCCACTGCACGTGTGCGATCAGCCGAAGCCCGACTCGCCGAAACCAAGTCGCAAATGAGCGGAGCGGAAGCTTCGCTAGCTGCTTCTGAAGCAGAGTTCAGTCGAACCAACGATCTTGTCCGGCGTGGTTCATTACAGCAACGAATGCTCGATGAGGTGCGGTTGATCCGCGACTCGGAAGCCGCTCAAAAAGAAGCTATGAACGCTTCGGTCGATTCGGCACAAGCCGAAGTCGCGGTTGCGCAAGCCCAAGTAAGTTCTGCAAAATCGGATCTGGATGCCGCGGTTGCTGAAACTGAAATCACACGCCGTGAACTCGAGCTGCTTGAAGTTCGGTTCAACTACGCCACGGTACGTTCACCGATCTCCGGGGTCGTGACCCATCGCGGCGTTGAAATGGGAGACCTTGTTCGCGAGCAAAGCGAAGTCGGAAGTGGCGAAGCGCTGTTCGTCATCAGCCAAGTCGACAAGGTCCGAGTTCACATTCCCGTCCCCGAATCGGACGCGCCATTTGTCCAAGCAGGCGACGAAGTTAAATTGTCGTTTCCATCGTTCGCGAGTGAAAAATCAATCAGTGCATCGGTGACCCGGCGCGCTGGAAGTCTGGACCCCAGCACGCGAACGATGATGGTCGAAGTCGAACTGCCAAACGACGAAGGTAAATTGCTGCCCGGCATGTTTGGTCAGGCTCTGATCAGCATCGGCAAGGAACAAGCGGCAAACACTTTGCCGGCGCAAGCGATCCGTTTTCGCGAGGACGGCACTGCTTACGTGTACGTCATTAGCAGCGATGATGCTGTCACGGTCGCTCAGGTGACGACCGGTGTCGACGATGGGAATCAGATCGAAGTGCTGTCGGGTGTTAAGTCCGGCCAGCGAGTCATCGGTGCTCACCTGCAACGATTTGTCGACGGCCAAAAAGTCAAGCCGCTCTGA